The Nitratidesulfovibrio sp. SRB-5 genome includes a window with the following:
- the pspC gene encoding envelope stress response membrane protein PspC, with amino-acid sequence MTMDGHESRFDRRSGWGRGGRKCPNGASRDGNGFDRDGSGRTGWHGDGSCRDGARQEDAWGTLRGGRDAWHDRGPRTLYRARDGKLMGVCKGLAQHFGMSVFMVRALFVAAALFTGFWPVVGLYVLAGLVMKPRPVLQPADAGERDFYGSYVSSRGEALRRLKEKFDRLEGRIRRMEDVVTRRDFDWDRRFGAQR; translated from the coding sequence ATGACCATGGACGGTCACGAAAGCAGGTTCGACAGGCGTTCCGGCTGGGGCCGGGGCGGACGGAAGTGCCCCAACGGGGCAAGCCGCGACGGGAACGGATTCGACCGTGACGGCTCGGGCCGGACCGGATGGCATGGCGACGGTTCCTGCCGCGACGGCGCACGCCAAGAAGATGCCTGGGGTACGCTGCGCGGCGGGCGGGATGCCTGGCACGACCGTGGCCCCCGCACCCTGTACCGCGCCCGCGACGGCAAGTTGATGGGGGTGTGTAAAGGGCTTGCGCAACATTTCGGAATGTCGGTATTCATGGTGCGCGCGCTGTTCGTGGCGGCGGCCCTGTTCACCGGGTTCTGGCCCGTGGTGGGACTGTACGTGCTGGCCGGGCTGGTGATGAAGCCGCGCCCGGTGCTGCAACCGGCGGACGCGGGCGAACGCGACTTCTACGGCAGCTACGTGTCCTCGCGCGGCGAGGCGCTGCGCAGGCTGAAGGAAAAGTTCGACCGACTGGAAGGCCGCATCCGCCGCATGGAGGATGTGGTCACGCGACGGGATTTCGACTGGGACCGCAGGTTTGGCGCACAGCGATAG
- the pspB gene encoding envelope stress response membrane protein PspB, whose translation MHEPYMFEEMFAVMAQLGPVMMFWFMVLPALVAVLLLAILYRLLRTREGATPAHDDETRMIQEMYRAMGRMEERVEALETLLLDPDGTAGRARHDAGRDAPRGQGRE comes from the coding sequence ATGCATGAGCCATACATGTTCGAGGAAATGTTCGCCGTCATGGCGCAACTGGGGCCGGTCATGATGTTCTGGTTCATGGTGCTGCCCGCTCTGGTGGCCGTGCTGTTGCTGGCCATCCTGTACCGTCTGCTGCGCACCCGCGAGGGCGCCACCCCGGCGCACGACGACGAGACCCGGATGATCCAGGAGATGTACCGGGCCATGGGCCGCATGGAGGAACGGGTGGAGGCGCTGGAAACGCTGCTGCTTGATCCGGACGGCACGGCGGGGCGTGCCCGGCATGACGCCGGACGCGATGCCCCGCGCGGGCAGGGGAGGGAATGA
- the pspA gene encoding phage shock protein PspA — protein sequence MGIFSRFKDIVSSNISAMLDKAEDPEKLVRLMIREMEETLVELKAGCASSMAEARRVRRELDGVLDQVDRWDRRAELAVTSGREDLAREALLERRRENERADALRRELDEIDALVARTQADMDVLDEKLAAAREKQRMLVQRHVHARVRRQAREDVRRAASLEVMHRFEELERRVEHMEAEADAVRVPSDSRNGLDAAFADLETRDELERELAALRARVGERAGNSGKGDTTPRHDEVSGAGE from the coding sequence ATGGGTATCTTTTCTCGATTCAAGGACATCGTCAGTTCCAACATCAGCGCCATGCTGGACAAGGCCGAGGACCCGGAAAAGCTGGTCCGGCTGATGATCCGCGAAATGGAGGAAACGCTGGTGGAACTGAAGGCCGGGTGCGCTTCCAGCATGGCCGAGGCGCGCCGGGTGCGCCGCGAACTGGACGGCGTGCTGGACCAGGTGGACCGCTGGGATCGCCGGGCCGAGCTGGCCGTGACTTCCGGGCGCGAGGACCTTGCGCGCGAGGCGCTGCTGGAACGCCGACGCGAGAACGAGCGCGCCGACGCGCTGCGCCGCGAACTGGACGAGATCGACGCGCTGGTGGCCCGCACGCAGGCCGACATGGACGTGCTGGACGAAAAGCTGGCCGCCGCGCGCGAAAAGCAGCGCATGCTGGTGCAGCGCCACGTGCACGCCCGGGTGCGCCGCCAGGCCCGCGAGGACGTGCGCCGCGCCGCCTCGCTGGAAGTGATGCACCGGTTCGAGGAACTTGAGCGCCGCGTGGAACACATGGAGGCCGAGGCCGACGCCGTGCGCGTGCCATCCGACAGCCGCAACGGTCTGGACGCCGCCTTCGCGGACCTGGAAACGCGCGACGAACTGGAGCGCGAGCTGGCCGCCCTGCGCGCCCGCGTGGGTGAACGGGCTGGCAATTCCGGCAAGGGCGATACCACCCCGCGCCACGATGAAGTTTCCGGCGCGGGGGAGTAA